The Tripterygium wilfordii isolate XIE 37 chromosome 23, ASM1340144v1, whole genome shotgun sequence genomic sequence TACGAAGCAATACGGTTACACACTTGCACCAACGAAGGAGAGTAGGTAcggagtgtgttttttttaggtggctaagtgtatatttaggtatgaacctgtatataattatatttttatttatttatgtataattatattagtatatatgtatatgtatatgtatgtatgcatgcatgtatccatatatatgtgtatatatgtgcatgtatatatgtgtatatatatgtaagtatatatatataattaccaaaCATTTGGGGGGACTACAacctagtgtagtcccccctAAATCCGCCCTTGTTAATGACAATGCATATATCTTTGTTGTTGGAAATTCCAGTTCTACTTCCAATACTGATAGTGTATTATGGCATGCTATATTAGGACGCATTGGGCAAGACCAATTAAATAGATTGGCTCGAGCAGGTATCTTAGGATCTCTCGCCAAAGTAGAATTGCCCACTTGTGAGCATTGCCTAGCTGAAAAAGTAACTAGATTACCAATTGGCAAAGCCAAGAGAGCCAATAGTCCATTACAACTTATTCATTCTGACATATGTGGATCAATGAATGTAAGGGCTAGGCACGGTGTCGTATAGTTAatcactttcatagatgatttCACACGTTTTGGTCATGTTTATATGATTTCACACAAGTCTGAAGCATTAGACTGCTTCAAACAATACACCAATTTGGTGGAGAATCAATTAAACACAAAGATCAAACCTTTAATGACGATCGAGGTCGTGAATATCTGTCTGACCAATTCAAAAAGTTTTGTGATGAAAAGGGTATAGCTCGATAGCTAACTATTCTTTATACTCCGCAACAAAATGGCATAGCAGAAAGAAGGAATATGACCTTATTAGACATGGTTAGGTCAATGATGGCGCAAGCCAATTTACCAATTTCCTTTTGGGAAGATGCAATAATGATTGCTGCCTACATTCTTAACTGTGTGCCCTCTAAATTTGTCCCCTCCACCCCATATGAGTTATGAAATTGTGAAAAACCTAATTTAGAAAATTTGCATCCTTGGGGGTGTGCAGTTTATGTTCACAATAATTCCCATCACCATGGGAAACTTGGTCCTAGAGGAAAAAAGTGTATCTTCATTCGATACTCTTCTCACTCTAAAAGATTCGTATTTATTGGTGAAGAAGCTGATGGGAATGTGATCGAAATTGAGTCCCGTgatgttgtgttcttagaagaggaTTTTCCTGTGAGAGGtgagattgacaaagatttataattttacgaaatggaaaatttagaaaatGATGCTCCTATACCAGCACACCCATGCAGTTCATTTGAGAATAGTTCAgcttatttttttattccattctGTTTGCCTGTAATGACTTGTGGAACTTAATGACGACAAAATATCGCCACAAAATGAGTCGAGATTTAGCGGCGACAATATTCTTGCCAGTAAAAAATACACAATATATTGTGGCGACAAAAACTGCGCCACAAAAGGTTTCATTTTGCGACGATAATGTTCAGTGGATATTACTTTTAGATGCATGTAAAAGTTTTCTGTTGGTCCAACTCatcaaattgtgaaaaaaatataaatgaaaagtaTTAACAATCAttcatatttaataaaatatgtaattattatatataatagaaAAAGTATATGTACACTTTTTTGCCTGGATGTAATACtctgggtagtgtgttgtagtataGCATTATATCTACTTTAGTTGTATCTCAAAAAAACAAATGTAGCTCACGTGAGAATGTGAGTGGAGTGTGTGTGTTAGGTGCGATAGTGGTTGAAGTACTGTTGTCTACCTCCTGtgtactcccacatcggttagattAGTTCCTCtgaagtagtatataagtttccactacaacacacttttttgcctggatgtaatactctgggtagtgtgttgtagtataGCGTTATATCTACTTTAGTTGTATCTCAAAAAAACAAATGTAGCTCACGTGAGAATGTGAGTGGAGTGTGTGTGTTAGGTGCGATAGTGGTTGAAGTACTGTTGTCTACCTCCTGtgtactcccacatcggttagattAGTTCCTCtgaagtagtatataagtttccactacaacacacttttttgcctggatgtaatactctgggtagtgtgttgtagtataGCATTATATCTACTTTAgttgtatctcaaaaaaaaaaaaaaaaaaaattggtgatGGAATCACTCTCCTCAAACGCCAAAAAATTAACTTGATAGATGTCAAGATGACAAATCGTAGTAAGATTTTATTATGACAACAATTTATCCTAACTAACTCCCGACTGAATGTACAAGAGTTAATTGAACTTTTCATCATTAAAAAATGCCATTTGTTCCAACTCAATCACCCAATTTCAAATTGTTTCAATTCAATCAtccaaaatttatatttatttcaactTCATCACGTGAGCAGATTTCAGCAAATATGAACAGTCAAACATCCTGAAATCTGCCCAAACATGCCATGTACTTGCTCTCTTGCCACTCTACTAACATTGACCAAGGTCAGTTTCTTTCTTACTCTTGAGCTAACCCGAATTAATATTTCATTAATGCCATCCACATATTCCTTGAAATAGATCTCCAAGAAgtcaaaaatgaaagaaagaactAATAGGATCCAAGAGAGAAAAGCACGTGAGGAGGCCACATGCCTCCCGACGATCCAGGCCGTGGCATTGTAGGCGGTGGATCCAGCAGAGCAGCGGGTGGTTTGTGACGAATGACAGCGATTGTCGACATGCATGATCAGGTCAAACCTTGCATGTGCCAAAACCCCAatctttcaaaattcaaagcttTCTTAATTATCGATAGATTGTAAACGAAGAGCTTGTTGGGTCccacttttttgtttttatctttaaGCCTTTGTGTACTTTTCAGTTTTCAGAATCTGCGGCTCCTCCCACATTGTTTTTAGAGTCTTCGGGAGTCTTGGACGAACTTAAAAAAATAGACGttctttaaaatttttttgactatttcttttttatttattggttTTTAAGGTGAAATGAGGTAGGAGTAATTTGGCCAATTTTTTTCCTAAATATGACTCAAATGGGTTTGGGACTATTATAGTACTAAAATATGAGGCCCTAGGTGTCCGTAAATGTCATTCCACCCCAAAGACGCCTATGACTGAAACCTTCGGTACCACTCCAGTCATATCCGGAGATTGACTGGCTATACGTTTGCGTGTTGATTTTGCGTATGtattgttaacatatatagataattttagTTCTTAACTATTAACAATGCATTCTTTTGGAGGAAAACATCTCGTACTAACTCCGCAGTTAAGCGTGTTTATGCGAGAACACTATTGGGAAGACAAAGCCGAGCGGACCCGTTACATCCACGAGAACCGAACAACGCAAAtcaaacaatattattgatgtgtatatggaatgaaaattctaatatactcTGTGTTAATTATATGAGGATCAAATTGAACTTCATCATCAAGTAAATTTCATTATTGTATTTGGCTCTAAAACAATCAAAGAgagttttagaaaaataaacagTTTTTTTAACTCCCATGAGTACACACAAGTAGCTCTTAAGTCCTTGGGATTGAAGGGTAATCCACCCTACATCTCCAAGGTTCTGAGTTCGAATCTCACATAGCAGGGGTGGATGCAGTGTTAGCCCAGAGCCCACcctcaaatttgaattttttttaagtagTATACCATAAAATACACATATCTAAAGATAAacccatttatttttaatacaaCATAATGTTTAATTGGCCcaactctttctttttttttgataagtgacCCAACTCTCTCTCCCAAATCGATAAACCTCATACGAAATATATGATTGTTTCATTTGTTTGTGTGATTTtaggtttttcttttatttgggaTCTCAAGGAGTTTGAAtggtttggtttgtttatgGTAAAAGatgtaaatatatttattgAGTTTGCTGTTTGTATGTTTCTTGAGATAATTCTTAAATATTCAGAACTCATCAGGTTCTCATTTGTAAAGGAATTTCAGTTAAAAACGCATATTGATTTGAGTTTGTTGAACATTTTATCCTTTTAAATAATTAAGAGGGTAAGATAAGCTCATATGCAGGGTattgtatatttttaattttatctttttaaaTATGTGGATTTTTTTGATTACTTTTTGATGTTATATCAATAATTAACTCTAAAAAATTTTTGGGGCGCCCCCAAACCCCATCAATTTTTTGCCTCTCACTTATAATTTCATGACTCTATCACTAACCAGCCCCTCCAATTATTTTGTAGATCCGCCCTGCACATAGGGTTTGGGGTATGGATTTTTCTTTAAAGGTGGAGTGAGGTATGAATATAAGTTGCCTCCTGCGGCTTtatatacaaaagaaaaaaagaagaagttattCGTCCTTAACCAGTCGTGCAGAAGCTAAAAGAATTGATTAGAACCCTTAAAAGCATAAGTGGAGCTGGTATCACCAACTAAATCCAGACATATCATCTCAAGTGCTTTATGTAAAAGACAAGTGCACAACATAAAGATTATGTTGTTTGCTCTTTTACAAacactttacttttttttttgacataccACTGAAGaatatgtttggaattggaatCCAATTTTGAACCCACATATACTTAATTTAACTAATTatcaaccgagccacctctcatTGATTGACAAACGCTATACTTAAGTGGACAGTGATGAGTGCATTGTcgactgtatatatataaataatatatgtaCTCATTGCAGTATTTAACgaagaaaaacaaatgaaaagccCCCTGTTTATTTGGATAGCAATCGATTGGATTAGACATGTGTCCAAGGTTCGATTCTAATGAAAAGCATATTTCTGaacgatatttcaaaaaaaacacttttcGACCAGCACATGCACATTTTCTCTCTTCAGAGGTTGATGTTCTTCCTTTATTTTTGAATGTACGATTGATTGATTTTAAGATTGTAATTGAAAGAGGAGAGGCCCGCAAAATATCTTTGAAATAATTGTCAAGACTTCAAATTCTCAACAGAATAATttctattataaaaaataaaataaaaaagcttAGATTATTAAGTCAGATGCCATGGAAAGGAACGGTTGATAGGTATACACAGACGCACCTATTATTATTGGGCTCTGCCGACTTAATGTGAAGCCAAAACTTGTGTCATGATCAAGTAAAATATTTAATgttaattgataatttgatgGTGAGATGCTGAAAAGTCTCTACATATGTGGCAGCCACTCAAAGGTTGACAGAACAAACAGTGTAGTCCAATCCTGCAGGGGCTTTATGTTAGAGAAAAAATCGTTAAAATAAAGATATAACCGACATGTTATAAgtgcatgattttcttaatttagtAACACGCATTTTAGAGTCTTGAGTCTTGAAAAGCCATGTAAATAGGGGTGATAAAAAATCGATTTCGGATTGGTCAACATGTAAATAGTTACATGTTCGGGCCCTAATCCACCGAATTGAATTtcggacgtatttaattgataaaactcatattggtttaaatccagacaagtaaattgaacaataacctaatctgggttagggttcggacaagtaaatcgaacaagatTTCTATGTTTGGACCAGGACCAGGACCAGGACCcggttttaaatcggacaaaaatttTGGGTTTCGACCCGAaattcggacatataacttatgtccaaacttagttTTATCCAGTTCgaataaattcaatcattcgAACAGGACAAAGTTTTATCACCCCTACCTAGAAGGTcttaaaaaaccctaaaagtcTTGTGATTGGTTAGGCGTAGACTTGGGCTTGAAAAAACAGGCAATATCTTACTTGATAGTCAAATTTGGATTAAAGAGTCCATTGCTGTTTCAAATACTTTGGAGGTTCTCTTGGAGAATATGTCCAATTTTTATGAAATTGGGCTcaacccaaaccccaaccccaaccccaacccTAATCCTGAGTGAGGAACATGTTCAAAGATGAATAATCTGATGACTGATAGTTACATTAGAAAACTTGGGTCTACTTACTGTACCATTCAAGAGGGGCTCATTCCATCCTCTTATCTCATTTTGTTTGAATAATAAATTTAGTTAATTGTGCAGAATCCTTTTATAGCTAAACATGCAAGAATCAAAACCATCATCAAGAAATATATACttacaacaacaaaaatttgGGAATTTCAAGCTGTAATAAATACTTAGAAACTGAAGTTCAGGGTATTACCCATAGTCATTTGAGGAAACCCCAGTCCAGCAGCAGCAAAAAATATCAGCAAACAACATCCAAAATATATGGGGCTCAGTCACCAattcaaataaatcaaacatTGAGATAAACACAATAATTACTACGAATTGATGATAATTCATTTTCCGGGCAGCGATTAAAAGCACCCACCCATCTCTAGATTAACTGTAGCTCTGTTTCAATAACAGGGCTTAAAAAATGCAGACTTGAATCATGAAAAGCAGCAAAATAATCATCAGAAACTGTCTTGACAGCAAACTCATCTGTAAATTTTTGTGCAGCCAAAATATGCCTTGCCGAATCAGCGACCAAAGAGCTAGTGAACTCTGACACATATTGCTGATATGTCTCAAAGCTGTTACCGAACAATACGATACGATTCAACTGCTCCATTCCCCAATTCACCTGCAAGAGATTGTCATACAAATTTGCCTCACAGTGTGGCATGTAGAAAAGGGTTGGCTTCACAGCATGTCGGCGGCCTTGCTCATTTACAGATAGAACAGAACAACCAAGGGCTTCCATAACCCTCATTTCTGTTGCTGATAGAATAGGATCAAACACCTCTATGTCCCCAATCCAACtaaactttcttttcatcaataGGGCAAGGCTCAGCTGAAATCGAGGAGCTTCATATGCCTCAATGCTGCCTATACCATATACAACCATTTCCATATTCATCTCAGAGCCCAAAACCCTACAAATGTGATCCATTATCTCTGGAGATTGAATTTGATCCATTAAAGTCTTGTAAAACTGAGAGCTCTCAATCTTCTTCATACATGTCTGCAACTTTTGTAACAATCTTGATTCCACAACTGTATCTCTTTTAAGATCAGAAGGAAACCATGGTTGCTGCTGTTCTTCTGGAGTTCTAATTTTGGGGTAATTTCTTCTGTGTCTTCCTCGGCGAGGTAAAACAACAGTCCAATCCCCATTACAGGTGCGACTATCGAGGGTGAAAACTTTTGCAGAAGCAGCCATTGGCAAGATAGTCTTCTCTTTTCCAAGTAAATGCTACTTTGAGTTTAAGGAATCAAGCACCAAGCCTTTCTTTGAAGCAATCAATTTCCAATTGTAAGAACTGGTACTCAGCACCTAATATCGTTGGAATGAAACAAGTTGGAGATAAATAGCAGCATTAAACAAATGAAGGAGATGTTTAAAAAGCATCTGAGGTTCTAGGTGCAAACAACGCCATCTAATTAATGACACTTTAAAAAGGCATTAATATTCTGCAGAAATTGCACTACGACAAAAAAAGAGACAGTCTTCTGCATAAGATCTAATGCAGTCTACGAAGGGGCGAAGAAAACAAGGACCTCAAAACACATAGGACATTTACTTACGAAATACGATGATTGCAATCATAGAAAACTTATCAGTTATCACACAAAATGAAGCACGATAATCCTTAGTCGGTACAAATGACTCCATATCACCCATTGATCTCAAAAGAAACTGAAATCATTCTGAAGATAGATTCGTAGACAATGTCACCTACTTGCAGTAAGCAATCCTATTTTTCTACCAGTATTTTCGCATGACTTATGCATCAGGCAACCACTATCCATTTTGAACCATTGGGTCTAACAATTTTATCCCTGAAAGGGTATCGTGTATGACGTATTGGGAGAATACCGACTCTACAGAGGAGTGTCCAACCGGCTTTATAAAGGAGTATCCATGCCTATGATACCTGGACTCAGGTACGACCGTCGGGTATGGGTCTCAGGTtctttaaattgaaaattcatgcGTATGTAGACAGATAAGTAAACAGAATCAAGATAGAATAAAATATGAAATCAGTGTCAGATGGAATACAATCCAGAATCATAATCAGAGGGCATATAACCCATAATCAGAATCCGATACAGATACAGATACAGATAATCCAGAATCATAATCAGATGGCATATATATCAGAAATAGAATCAAACTAAAATATAGACCGTAAATGGAATGAGATAACCTACTAATCGAATACGAAATCGGAACAAGTCATATCAGCAATAAGCAGACAACTCAGAACTTGTCCCAGAAAACTTACGAAACAAGGATCGTGACAATGACGAGATGATAGCGAATCAGAGATTATATGCAGGGACATAGGTGAGTGTACAATGTATTGGATAAGTCCTCTATTCACTCAACTGGTAATGCAGCTATCACGCGACCTACTCCCACTTCCCTCGCGTAATCGTGAAACCGATGAGACAACAAGTCACCTAAAACGTACAGGCACACACATAGATATTTATAAAGCGTCCCAATTATCTTGCTAAGACATTTTACGAAAATCCGGCAACATAATGGCGCCAGACTCCAAACCCCAAAATTTATAAAATCCAATTCAGCTcagaaaattcaaacacttcataTAGATATAACTTAACCACGTCCATCCCATTTAATGCAATTTCTAGTGTTCTTCTTCAGTTAATCAGTTTCTGTACAACACAATCCAAATACCACCCTCGTGGGGCACCAATATATGCAGGTCCATGTCAGGGTCTACCAATTTACAAAATTCCATACTCCATAACATTATCTAAGAGAAATTATGCTACGGTTTCGTATTTTTATACCTGTACGTATATGGTCCCGTATATGCGTATGGGCTGTATTTTTTCCGGTGTACTCTTAAATTGCCCGTTAGTTGTCAAAAGCGTCGGAATCACGTTCGAGGACACGAACCAAGTCAGAATCAACCTTCGGAAGCGCCGAAAAACTCAGAATCGAGTCGGGTCAAAATGACCCGTTACAGGTCTACTCTTCCGGTGATCTTTCTGGCCGGAAACTGGGTGGAATAGGTGCGTCTCACGTCGGGGAGTTGAATGGTGGTGGTGGCCCACGGCGGAGGCGCCGGAGTTGACCGGATCGGAAACTTTTTCCTCTCGGTGGCAGCGCGCTTCCTATCACGAGTCCGGTGGCTACGGTCGACGAATCAGGGCTGGGTTGGTCAGGTTTTGTTCCTTGTTTCCGTACCGTTACCAACCACGTCGCTAACGGTGGTCGCTTTTTGGAGTTGCGGTGTTCGCGTTGgttggagaaagaaaagagagagtgagCTGTGTGTTTCaatgttatttattttccttttccatttttttcttcttaatcaAAAGACCATTATGTCTTTAAATCTTAAGAATTTACAATTCTGCCAGCAATCAAATTACAACACTGCCACCAACGGTGGCATATTTACGATTATACCCGTTCCCTTagacatttaatttaatattccCTTTTGATTTTTAATCCGATTTTAGCCCAATGCTCGTCCTCAGGGGTCACTATTTGGCCCGTGGGCCTAAGCCCGGTCCGGGCCCACGGGCCAAAGCCCGACCCGAAACCCGACACCTAGGGCTAATTTTGTCCCGCCCGAGccccgacccaagcccgacattatttatttatatatatatatataatatgtatatatttacatacattatatatatacatacatatatatacacatatatatttatatatgtatatgtatatgcatatatgtattatgtgtataaatatatatatatgtattatgtatatatgtatatacacatacattgcaataatctatgtatatatgtatatgtatatgtaaatgtaatacacatacatatatatatatatatgtatacacagaGGGCTTCTCAGGTGAGGGATCCcacactttaaataaagtgcgggatccatctaacaccattcactcGCGGGTCCCATCACATGTGGGGgccacacttacacataatgaatggtgttagatggatccctcattttaaataaagtgagggatccctcacttgagaattttcatgtatacacatacacatatatatatgtatgtacgtatgtatgtacgtattatgtatatatatatatatgcatatatatgtatgtaaatgtaatacacatacatatacatatatatgcatatacatatatatatacatatacatatatatacatctatatatgtatacacatacacatatgtatatgtatatatatgtatatatatatgtatgtatgtatacatatatatacatatacatatgtgtgtgtgtttacatatatatatatgtatgtgtattacatatacatatacatatatatatgtacatatatatgtatgtatgtatgtatacatatatatacatatacatatgtgtatgtgtatacatacatatacatatatatatatgtatgtgtattgcatttacatatacatatacatacatatacatatgtgtatgtgtatacatatatatatatatatgtatgtgtattgcatttacatatacatatacatatatatatatatatatatattattgcaatgtatgtgtgtatatatatacataatacatatatattacacatatgcatatatataatacattttcctcaaataatacatatataaatattatatagtcaaaaattCAGGCTCGGGCAGGGCCTAGGCCTCATTTCGAGAGCCAAGCCCGAAGCTCGATTCTCAAAGTAGGGTCCGAGCCTCATATTTTCGGGCGGATccggcccgatgccgagccctacTTGTCCTTTTTGAACCTGTTTGCTTCTTTTGTTCTGGGTAGGAGATCAACTACTTCTAATACTCAGAGTTCTGGCGAGCGTGAGCGTGACAAAAATATGTTGGAGATCTTTTGCATTGGACAGGAGATTTGTCGATCCTAGATTATGGGAATAGGAGTGTTTGATATAATGATGATGTGTGTTCAGGTGTACCAAGATTTGCTATCAGTCCAACGATTTTTGAACGAGATTGCGCCAAATCTGACCTGCCACCAAATGTGTTGTGTGCAGTTTGAGAGCACAAAACTGCTGGTTTAACGTTGCTTTAttgaaaaggacttaaaatttaCTTAGTGTCAAGAAAGAAAGGTAAGAGATAAAAGACTCACATCGGAATGAGAGCTTTTTtattaacaaaatgaaaaacaacacatcacTGGAATGCATTTGGATTTTCATTGGGAATACATCTTGAAATGTATGAACAGCGTGTTTTACAAGCTAAATCAACATGATAGCCACGAAGGTTTGAAAAAGTAAATGACTAGGATAAAACCTAGTTAACCGGAGTCATACTAATGGTAAAATAAATGATAAAGTTTAGAGTCGTGGAGTCTACATTTGACGCGGGA encodes the following:
- the LOC119993565 gene encoding protein SENSITIVITY TO RED LIGHT REDUCED 1, whose amino-acid sequence is MAASAKVFTLDSRTCNGDWTVVLPRRGRHRRNYPKIRTPEEQQQPWFPSDLKRDTVVESRLLQKLQTCMKKIESSQFYKTLMDQIQSPEIMDHICRVLGSEMNMEMVVYGIGSIEAYEAPRFQLSLALLMKRKFSWIGDIEVFDPILSATEMRVMEALGCSVLSVNEQGRRHAVKPTLFYMPHCEANLYDNLLQVNWGMEQLNRIVLFGNSFETYQQYVSEFTSSLVADSARHILAAQKFTDEFAVKTVSDDYFAAFHDSSLHFLSPVIETELQLI